One window from the genome of Cryptomeria japonica chromosome 6, Sugi_1.0, whole genome shotgun sequence encodes:
- the LOC131077810 gene encoding trifunctional UDP-glucose 4,6-dehydratase/UDP-4-keto-6-deoxy-D-glucose 3,5-epimerase/UDP-4-keto-L-rhamnose-reductase RHM1 isoform X2, which translates to MKVDLKTMASEGTTTNPGYYRPQNILITGAAGFIASHVANRLTRKYPQYKIVVLDKLDYCSNLKNLLPSKSSPNFKFVRGDIASADLVNYLLITEGIDTIMHFAAQTHVDNSFGNSFEFTKNNIYGTHVLLEACKVTGQIRRFIHVSTDEVYGETEQDAIVGNHEASQLLPTNPYSATKAGAEMLVMAYGRSYGLPVITTRGNNVYGPNQFPEKLIPKFILLALQGKPLPIHGDGSNVRSYLYCEDVAEAFEVVLHRGGVGHVYNVGTKKERRVIDVAKDICKLFSLDHEKVIKFVENRPFNDQRYFLDDQKLKDLGWSEHTTWEDGLKKTMEWYINHPDWWGDISGALLPHPRMLTMAGVERLEDNGSANSLRASDSKQDRMLVPSRSFSQKPALKFLIYGCNGWIGGLLGQICEKKGIPFEYASGRLENRSQLQMDIQKTKPTHVFNAAGVTGRPNVDWCESHKPETIRTNVMGTLNLADVCREQGLLLMNFATGCIFEYDANHPVESGIGFREEDKPNFIGSFYSKTKAMVEELLNEYENVCTLRVRMPISSDLNNARNFITKITRYNRVVNIPNSMTVLDELLPISVEMAKRNCRGIWNFTNPGVISHNEILEMYRDYIDPSFKWVNFTLEEQAKVIVAPRSNNELDASKLKAEFSQLLSIKESLLKYVFEPNRKDKMQTENGF; encoded by the exons ATGAAAGTAGATCTGAAAACAATGGCTTCTGAGGGCACAACTACAAATCCAGGGTATTATAGGCCACAGAACATTCTTATCACTGGGGCTGCTGGATTCATTGCATCCCATGTAGCAAACAGACTGACGAGAAAATACCCTCAGTACAAGATTGTTGTGTTAGATAAATTGGACTACTGTTCAAACCTCAAGAATCTCTTGCCGTCAAAGTCATCTCCCAACTTCAAATTTGTAAGGGGTGATATTGCAAGCGCAGATTTGGTGAATTATCTTCTAATTACGGAGGGCATTGACACTATCATGCATTTCGCAGCACAAACCCATGTTGACAATTCCTTTGGAAACAGCTTCGAGTTCACAAAGAACAATATCTATGGGACTCATGTTCTGTTAGAGGCCTGCAAGGTCACTGGACAAATCAGGAGATTCATTCATGTCAGCACGGATGAGGTGTATGGAGAGACTGAGCAGGATGCCATTGTGGGAAACCATGAGGCTTCTCAACTTCTTCCCACAAATCCTTACTCTGCAACCAAGGCTGGTGCAGAAATGCTTGTCATGGCCTATGGAAGATCTTATGGCTTACCGGTGATTACAACCAGAGGTAATAATGTTTATGGACCTAATCAGTTTCCTGAGAAGCTCATTCCAAAATTCATTCTTTTAGCGTTGCAGGGGAAGCCTCTTCCCATACATGGAGATGGATCCAATGTTCGAAGCTATCTCTATTGTGAGGATGTAGCAGAAGCTTTTGAGGTTGTTTTGCACAGGGGTGGTGTGGGGCATGTATATAACGTTGGGACAAAGAAGGAGAGGAGAGTTATTGATGTGGCTAAGGATATATGCAAGCTGTTTTCCCTTGATCATGAGAAGGTCATTAAATTTGTTGAGAATAGACCTTTTAATGATCAGAGATACTTCCTGGATGATCAGAAACTCAAGGATTTGGGCTGGTCTGAGCACACAACATGGGAAGATGGACTTAAGAAAACCATGGAATGGTACATAAATCATCCAGATTGGTGGGGTGACATTTCTGGTGCTTTGCTGCCACACCCTCGAATGCTCACAATGGCTGGAGTAGAGAGACTAGAAGACAATGGTTCAGCTAATTCACTGAGGGCCAGTGATTCAAAACAGGACCGGATGCTTGTTCCCTCAAGGAGTTTCTCTCAGAAACCAGCCCTGAAATTTTTGATTTATGGTTGCAATGGATGGATTGGAGGTCTTCTTGGACAGATATGTGAAAAGAAGGGTATTCCGTTTGAGTATGCAAGTGGCAGATTGGAAAACAGATCTCAGCTACAAATGGATATTCAGAAAACAAAACCCACTCATGTCTTCAATGCTGCAGGTGTGACTGGCAGGCCTAACGTCGACTGGTGTGAATCTCACAAACCAGAGACTATTCGAACCAATGTAATGGGAACTTTGAATTTGGCAGACGTATGTAGAGAACAAGGGCTTTTACTCATGAACTTTGCTACTGGCTGTATATTTGAATATGATGCTAATCATCCAGTGGAAAGTGGTATTGGATTCAGGGAAGAAGACAAGCCAAACTTCATTGGCTCTTTCTATTCTAAGACGAAGGCCATG GTTGAAGAGCTACTAAATGAATATGAAAATGTCTGCACTCTTCGAGTTCGGATGCCTATCTCATCTGATTTGAACAATGCTCGCAATTTCATTACAAAAATTACCCGGTACAATAGGGTAGTTAATATACCAAACAGCATGACAGTCCTTGATGAGTTGTTGCCAATTTCAGTTGAGATGGCAAAAAGAAATTGCAGAGGCATATGGAATTTTACCAATCCTGGTGTTATCAGCCATAATGAGATTTTGGAGATGTACAGGGACTATATTGATCCCAGTTTTAAGTGGGTAAACTTTACCCTGGAAGAACAAGCCAAAGTGATTGTTGCCCCTAGGAGTAACAATGAACTTGATGCTTCCAAATTGAAGGCGGAATTCTCACAGTTGCTGTCAATCAAGGAATCACTGTTGAAGTATGTATTTGAACCTAACAGGAAGGACAAAATGCAAACAGAGAATGGATTTTAG
- the LOC131077810 gene encoding trifunctional UDP-glucose 4,6-dehydratase/UDP-4-keto-6-deoxy-D-glucose 3,5-epimerase/UDP-4-keto-L-rhamnose-reductase RHM1 isoform X1 translates to MASEGTTTNPGYYRPQNILITGAAGFIASHVANRLTRKYPQYKIVVLDKLDYCSNLKNLLPSKSSPNFKFVRGDIASADLVNYLLITEGIDTIMHFAAQTHVDNSFGNSFEFTKNNIYGTHVLLEACKVTGQIRRFIHVSTDEVYGETEQDAIVGNHEASQLLPTNPYSATKAGAEMLVMAYGRSYGLPVITTRGNNVYGPNQFPEKLIPKFILLALQGKPLPIHGDGSNVRSYLYCEDVAEAFEVVLHRGGVGHVYNVGTKKERRVIDVAKDICKLFSLDHEKVIKFVENRPFNDQRYFLDDQKLKDLGWSEHTTWEDGLKKTMEWYINHPDWWGDISGALLPHPRMLTMAGVERLEDNGSANSLRASDSKQDRMLVPSRSFSQKPALKFLIYGCNGWIGGLLGQICEKKGIPFEYASGRLENRSQLQMDIQKTKPTHVFNAAGVTGRPNVDWCESHKPETIRTNVMGTLNLADVCREQGLLLMNFATGCIFEYDANHPVESGIGFREEDKPNFIGSFYSKTKAMVEELLNEYENVCTLRVRMPISSDLNNARNFITKITRYNRVVNIPNSMTVLDELLPISVEMAKRNCRGIWNFTNPGVISHNEILEMYRDYIDPSFKWVNFTLEEQAKVIVAPRSNNELDASKLKAEFSQLLSIKESLLKYVFEPNRKDKMQTENGF, encoded by the exons ATGGCTTCTGAGGGCACAACTACAAATCCAGGGTATTATAGGCCACAGAACATTCTTATCACTGGGGCTGCTGGATTCATTGCATCCCATGTAGCAAACAGACTGACGAGAAAATACCCTCAGTACAAGATTGTTGTGTTAGATAAATTGGACTACTGTTCAAACCTCAAGAATCTCTTGCCGTCAAAGTCATCTCCCAACTTCAAATTTGTAAGGGGTGATATTGCAAGCGCAGATTTGGTGAATTATCTTCTAATTACGGAGGGCATTGACACTATCATGCATTTCGCAGCACAAACCCATGTTGACAATTCCTTTGGAAACAGCTTCGAGTTCACAAAGAACAATATCTATGGGACTCATGTTCTGTTAGAGGCCTGCAAGGTCACTGGACAAATCAGGAGATTCATTCATGTCAGCACGGATGAGGTGTATGGAGAGACTGAGCAGGATGCCATTGTGGGAAACCATGAGGCTTCTCAACTTCTTCCCACAAATCCTTACTCTGCAACCAAGGCTGGTGCAGAAATGCTTGTCATGGCCTATGGAAGATCTTATGGCTTACCGGTGATTACAACCAGAGGTAATAATGTTTATGGACCTAATCAGTTTCCTGAGAAGCTCATTCCAAAATTCATTCTTTTAGCGTTGCAGGGGAAGCCTCTTCCCATACATGGAGATGGATCCAATGTTCGAAGCTATCTCTATTGTGAGGATGTAGCAGAAGCTTTTGAGGTTGTTTTGCACAGGGGTGGTGTGGGGCATGTATATAACGTTGGGACAAAGAAGGAGAGGAGAGTTATTGATGTGGCTAAGGATATATGCAAGCTGTTTTCCCTTGATCATGAGAAGGTCATTAAATTTGTTGAGAATAGACCTTTTAATGATCAGAGATACTTCCTGGATGATCAGAAACTCAAGGATTTGGGCTGGTCTGAGCACACAACATGGGAAGATGGACTTAAGAAAACCATGGAATGGTACATAAATCATCCAGATTGGTGGGGTGACATTTCTGGTGCTTTGCTGCCACACCCTCGAATGCTCACAATGGCTGGAGTAGAGAGACTAGAAGACAATGGTTCAGCTAATTCACTGAGGGCCAGTGATTCAAAACAGGACCGGATGCTTGTTCCCTCAAGGAGTTTCTCTCAGAAACCAGCCCTGAAATTTTTGATTTATGGTTGCAATGGATGGATTGGAGGTCTTCTTGGACAGATATGTGAAAAGAAGGGTATTCCGTTTGAGTATGCAAGTGGCAGATTGGAAAACAGATCTCAGCTACAAATGGATATTCAGAAAACAAAACCCACTCATGTCTTCAATGCTGCAGGTGTGACTGGCAGGCCTAACGTCGACTGGTGTGAATCTCACAAACCAGAGACTATTCGAACCAATGTAATGGGAACTTTGAATTTGGCAGACGTATGTAGAGAACAAGGGCTTTTACTCATGAACTTTGCTACTGGCTGTATATTTGAATATGATGCTAATCATCCAGTGGAAAGTGGTATTGGATTCAGGGAAGAAGACAAGCCAAACTTCATTGGCTCTTTCTATTCTAAGACGAAGGCCATG GTTGAAGAGCTACTAAATGAATATGAAAATGTCTGCACTCTTCGAGTTCGGATGCCTATCTCATCTGATTTGAACAATGCTCGCAATTTCATTACAAAAATTACCCGGTACAATAGGGTAGTTAATATACCAAACAGCATGACAGTCCTTGATGAGTTGTTGCCAATTTCAGTTGAGATGGCAAAAAGAAATTGCAGAGGCATATGGAATTTTACCAATCCTGGTGTTATCAGCCATAATGAGATTTTGGAGATGTACAGGGACTATATTGATCCCAGTTTTAAGTGGGTAAACTTTACCCTGGAAGAACAAGCCAAAGTGATTGTTGCCCCTAGGAGTAACAATGAACTTGATGCTTCCAAATTGAAGGCGGAATTCTCACAGTTGCTGTCAATCAAGGAATCACTGTTGAAGTATGTATTTGAACCTAACAGGAAGGACAAAATGCAAACAGAGAATGGATTTTAG